The following are from one region of the Pseudomonadota bacterium genome:
- a CDS encoding methylated-DNA--[protein]-cysteine S-methyltransferase, whose product MRLERWPARAELGDGPSATGGEGVAGFAVPTAAGTFGVLASRRGVVAVLFPCFGAAELERRLSERGFALGVGGRRRAIAAGIELRRYLSGEVTALSTPIDTSRLTPFRRDVYRALARVPCGATVTYGERARLAGHPDAARAVGAAMRANPTPIFVPCHRVVPAGGGLGGWSGPAGWKARLLALEGAAI is encoded by the coding sequence ATGAGGCTCGAACGTTGGCCGGCGCGCGCCGAGCTCGGGGACGGGCCGAGCGCGACAGGGGGAGAGGGCGTCGCGGGGTTCGCGGTGCCGACGGCGGCGGGGACGTTCGGCGTCCTCGCGTCGCGGCGCGGTGTCGTCGCGGTGCTGTTCCCGTGCTTCGGCGCGGCCGAGCTGGAGCGCCGCCTGTCCGAGCGCGGGTTCGCGCTGGGCGTGGGTGGGCGAAGGCGCGCCATCGCGGCGGGGATCGAGCTCCGGCGCTACCTGAGCGGCGAGGTGACCGCCTTGTCGACCCCGATCGACACGAGCCGCCTCACACCGTTCCGAAGGGACGTGTACCGCGCGCTGGCGAGGGTGCCGTGCGGCGCGACCGTCACCTACGGCGAGCGCGCGCGGCTCGCCGGACATCCGGACGCTGCGCGCGCGGTCGGCGCGGCCATGCGCGCGAACCCGACGCCGATCTTCGTCCCGTGCCACCGCGTCGTCCCGGCCGGCGGCGGGCTCGGCGGCTGGTCGGGGCCTGCGGGCTGGAAGGCGCGGCTCCTCGCGCTGG